A window of the Linepithema humile isolate Giens D197 chromosome 4, Lhum_UNIL_v1.0, whole genome shotgun sequence genome harbors these coding sequences:
- the Rab3-GEF gene encoding MAP kinase-activating death domain protein isoform X9: MDIQKKFLCPRLVDYLAIVGARMPAVSRQPVQVPELLRRYPVEDHKDFPLPLDMVYFCQPEGCSSVGPKRTALREATSFTFTLTDKDSGRTRYGICVNFYRSMERAGLVAGGGIALKREKYNTTFRRESWRKSMERSTDSAFSSDYRSSAVGPSDSEKDCSSSRRDSDTPQVSSVTPRLEFIAASGDSESGGSHSPSPRASRRRQRVRNHSLTSLCIISHHPFFSMFRECLFVLKKIIDACNESFSPQKVGASRQTNRDTVWSVLTGQALGDTPSIVLHDVREIETWILRLLSSPVPVPTKTRVEVEIISPSMQPPLCFALPDHTRFSLVDFPLHLPLELLGVDICLKVLTLILLENKIVLQSRDYNALSMSVMAFVTMIYPLEYMFPAIPLLPTCMSCAEQLLLAPTPFVIGIPASFLMYKKNFRMPDDIWLVDLDSNKITAPSALNDDGLPPLPEPEGTILKNHLRQAMQLMDQVGSSAMASMTGPPLPSQEISQRLSFQTPSRRESMASHHSTLSVASTKHRPSIDQCAHIQHSPLNSPSVSSSASPPRRPSMPQTVGGAGLTGPPRAPGQSPAPFNPFIYGNDVDSVDIATRVAMVRFFNSQNLLANFTEHTRTLRLYPRPVVAFQINSFLRSRPRKSSFLNRFARTQAVEFLAEWSLTPSNVAFLRVQTGVFDPAQIGDKSRWYATNLEPIYFPVWDSGSSLANALKAMKEHESQPTDESGSDSEGAESTSSSYSSLSDFVSEMASSDLSPGYNPQVSQPQQTLSVDPKNVYNPPSSLQYPGVEEDLPARPESPPSTSSSHSDLSSPSFNRDSELELNPRVQEGSQSANDKEEGGSFESDSASTITPRTILSAQSSVGQFTGISMGALGTQSSLNDTERPTTPHRISRVSRYVTPVPPTGPGLQRQPSVGNVLARASSFSTTGGPLLPRQISAVTAADHHHEATQLQRQASAGATVAQKQNDGTVQRQNSGGSTGAATGNGVLRQGSQGSLFEQIASQAKDLVRETTRQSSQDGLLAHMDKLKHQAKERITEAGEDSLFAPLEQFTQQTKKAVGEATKSVQEVSKNALEASKTAAGVSKNTLDDLTYVGKSTFGDLTKSAKEAAAKKGFIKSLESQSPVHSPSSSNMMQQRKDSISNQLVASDTRSGVGRDFFSNISSDLNGFAAQTSSMFSDLFGGKNNSKGSSFFPQNQKSKEKTNPILPPFPKVAGKTGLVERSSLIKHSSHKINQEDAQRMQNAERSSTNSDNQAFLNDVITQVLAGEGVGWLKLNRLKKLMEDENYRDLVVRKLNKGLNRKISPDDHIDDVAISKPVYKGMLKCLQAVTHGLAHTYNNFGLGGMASVFQLMEIAHTHYWSKDLSAEGGFDSSLMSQASSPFGSRENLKSPQSPNQSEFTESAQKSELPQVHLEMPQAPSAAETTQSTTDMFLDMFTKKGKFLSKLTSFDSESGRGGGTGSSEALSTDGGSIITNPAFRQAHQASFRSTVSDSEVEQGNFPRQGKQRSGSVWSSKSSLSTGFRYHGGSLIPTTTLPSPDAARTYLFEGLLGKERSGLWDEMQFWEDAFLDAVSQERDMMGMDQGPGEMVERYKSLSDSERRRLEHEEDRLLCTLLHNLTAILVMLNVDKNELKRKVRRLLGKSHIGLIYSQELNLLLDQINNLHGNDIDLKPLTSRQMHRQSFTVHSGVDAEGDLRFLEVRHDGLVLRSVNGVIVERWWYERVVNMTYSPKNKVLCLWRRSGSDTELHKYYTKKCKDVYYCIKEAMEKAAARGRGANVGYELGGEFPVQDMRTGEGGLLQVCMEGVGLLFANSKILKLDK, from the exons ATGGATATACAGAAGAAATTCCTGTGCCCCCGATTGGTGGACTACCTCGCCATCGTTGGAGCCAGGATGCCCGCTGTCTCTCGTCAGCCCGTACAG GTCCCAGAGTTGCTACGCAGATATCCGGTAGAGGATCACAAGGATTTTCCTCTGCCTCTGGATATGGTGTACTTCTGCCAACCAGAAGGTTGCAGTAGCGTGGGACCAAAGCGCACGGCCTTACGAGAGGCAACATCCTTCACTTTTACACTCACCGATAAAGATTCAG GAAGAACGCGTTATGGGATTTGCGTGAATTTTTACCGATCTATGGAAAGGGCGGGGCTTGTGGCTGGCGGGGGAATTGCGCTCAAGAGGGAAAAATACAACACCACGTTTCGAAGGGAAAGCTGGAGGAAGAGTATGGAGAGAAGCACGGATTCCGCTTTTTCTAG CGACTATAGGAGCAGTGCAGTAGGTCCTAGTGATTCTGAGAAAGATTGCTCCAGCAGCAGGCGGGATTCGGACACCCCGCAGGTCAGCTCGGTCACCCCGAGATTGGAATTCATCGCAGCGAGCGGAGACAGCGAGAGCGGCGGCAGTCATTCCCCATCGCCACGCGCTTCTCGAAGACGCCAG AGGGTTCGCAATCATTCCTTGACTTCCCTATGCATCATTTCGCACCATCCGTTCTTCTCAATGTTCCGGGAATGTCTTTTCGTCCTGAAGAAAATCATCGACGCGTGCAACGAGAGTTTCTCGCCGCAGAAGGTGGGAGCCTCTCGGCAGACCAACAG AGACACGGTGTGGAGCGTATTAACGGGTCAGGCTCTAGGGGACACGCCGTCCATCGTGCTTCACGACGTTCGCGAGATCGAGACATGGATACTTCGTTTGCTCAGCAGCCCCGTGCCCGTCCCGACAAAGACGCGCGTCGAAGTCGAGATAATATCGCCCAGTATGCAACCACCGCTATGCTTCGCCCTACCGGATCACACTAGATTCTCCCTGGTCGACTTTCCATTGCATTTACCGTTGGAGCTCCTCGGCGTCGACATATGTCTGAAGGTTCTCACGCTGATTCTCTTGgagaataag attgtaCTTCAATCCCGTGATTACAACGCCTTGTCTATGTCGGTCATGGCGTTTGTCACGATGATCTATCCATTGGAGTACATGTTTCCCGCGATACCCTTGCTGCCCACCTGCATGAGTTGCGCGGAGCAACTGCTGCTCGCGCCGACGCCCTTCGTGATCGGGATCCCCGCGTCCTTCCTTATGTACAAGAAGAACTTCAGAATGCCCGACGATATCTGGCTGGTGGACTTGGATAGCAATAAAATAACTGCGCCGAGCGCTCTGAACGATGACGGTTTGCCGCCGCTACCGGAACCGGAGGGCACCATCCTGAAGAATCACCTGAGGCAG GCAATGCAACTGATGGATCAAGTTGGCTCtagt GCGATGGCTAGCATGACGGGACCGCCATTGCCGTCGCAAGAAATCTCGCAACGTCTCTCTTTTCAAACACCGAGTAGGAGAGAAAGCATGGCGTCGCATCATTCCACCTTAag CGTAGCTTCAACGAAGCACAGACCGAGCATCGACCAGTGCGCGCACATTCAGCACTCCCCGCTTAATTCGCCAAGCGTGAGCTCGTCAGCGAGTCCACCTCGTCGGCCGTCGATGCCACAAACGGTTGGAGGAGCCGGGCTGACCGGTCCGCCAAGAGCGCCCGGACAGAGCCCGGCGCCTTTCAATCCCTTCATCTACGGAAATGACGTGGACTCGGTAGACATAGCCACGCGGGTCGCCATGGTGCGCTTCTTCAACTCGCAGAATCTGCTGGCCAACTTCACCGAGCACACGCGCACCCTGCGGCTGTATCCCCGGCCGGTGGTGGCTTTCCAGATCAATTCGTTCCTCCGTTCGCGGCCACGGAAGAGCAGCTTCCTCAACAGATTCGCGCGCACGCAGGCGGTCGAGTTCCTGGCCGAGTGGTCGCTCACGCCGAGCAACGTGGCCTTCCTCCGGGTGCAGACGGGAGTCTTCGATCCTGCACAGATCGGCGACAAGTCGCGCTGGTACGCGACCAACCTCGAGCCGATCTACTTTCCCGTCTGGGACTCCGGTAGCTCGTTGGCGAACGCCCTGAAGGCGATGAAGGAGCACGAGAGTCAGCCCACGGATGAGAGTGGATCGGATTCCGAGGGTGCCGAGAGCACCAGCTCTTCATATTCTTCTCTGAGCGACTTCGTCTCCGAAATGGCGTCGTCCGATTTGTCACCGg GTTACAATCCTCAAGTGAGCCAGCCCCAACAAACGCTCTCAGTGGATCCGAAGAACGTCTACAATCCGCCGAGCTCCTTGCAATATCCGGGAGTGGAAGAGGATTTACCAGCACGACCCGAGAGCCCACCAAGTACTTCTTCCAGTCACAGCGATCTCAGTAGCCCAAGCTTTAACAGGGACTCCGAGCTCGAATTGAACCCAAGAGTTCAAGAGGGTTCGCAGTCCGCTAAC GATAAAGAGGAGGGTGGTAGCTTTGAGTCAGACTCCGCGTCGACAATAACACCGCGCACAATCCTGAGCGCACAAAGTTCGGTAGGACAGTTCACAGGGATAAGCATGGGCGCTTTAGGCACTCAATCTTCGCTCAACGACACTGAACGTCCTACCACCCCTCACAGGATCTCGCGCGTCAGTAGATATGTCACTCCT GTGCCACCCACCGGACCAGGTCTGCAACGTCAGCCGAGCGTAGGCAACGTTCTAGCGAGGGCCTCCAGCTTCAGCACCACCGGCGGGCCTCTTCTGCCGCGGCAGATAAGCGCGGTCACCGCCGCTGATCATCATCACGAAGCGACGCAGCTTCAGCGTCAAGCATCCGCGGGAGCGACGGTCGCGCAAAAGCAGAACGACGGCACGGTGCAACGACAGAACAGCGGCGGTTCCACCGGCGCCGCCACCGGGAACGGCGTTCTTCGACAAGGCTCTCAGGGTTCTCTGTTCGAGCAGATTGCCAGCCAGGCGAAGGATTTGGTGCGCGAAACGACCAGACAGAGCAGTCAGGACGGGCTGCTCGCGCACATGGACAAG ctCAAGCATCAGGCGAAGGAAAGAATTACGGAGGCAGGCGAGGATAGTCTGTTCGCGCCGCTGGAACAA TTTACGCAACAAACTAAGAAAGCGGTAGGTGAGGCCACCAAGTCGGTGCAAGAGGTATCAAAGAACGCGTTGGAGGCGAGCAAAACGGCGGCGGGTGTAAGCAAGAATACGCTGGACGATTTGACGTACGTCGGCAAAAGCACATTTGGAGATCTGACAAAAAGTGCCAAAGAAGCTGCTGCGAAAAAAGGCTTCATCAAG AGTCTAGAATCACAATCGCCGGTACACTCTCCCTCCTCTTCTAATATGATGCAGCAGCGAAAGGATTCGATTAGCAATCAGTTAGTCGCATCGGACACACGAAGTGGTGTTGGCCGGGATTTCTTCAGCAATATTAGCAGCGATTTGAATGGCTTCGCTGCGCAAACCAGCAGTATGTTCAGCGATTTATTCG GtggtaaaaataattctaaaggCAGTAGCTTCTTCCCGCAGAATCAGAAGTCGAAAGAAAAGACCAATCCGATTCTTCCACCATTTCCCAAAG TTGCAGGCAAAACAGGATTAGTAGAGCGTTCCTCGTTGATAAAACATTCCTCGCACAAAATTAATCAGGAAGATGCGCAGAGAATGCAAAACGCGGAACGTTCTAGTACAAATAGCGACAATCAAGCCTTTTTGAACGAC GTGATAACGCAAGTGTTGGCCGGTGAAGGTGTTGGTTGGCTGAAATTGAatagattgaaaaaattaatggaagATGAGAATTATCGTGATTTGGTCGtgagaaaattgaataaagGTCTCAATAGGAAGATTAGTCCTGATGATCACATTGACGATGtg GCCATATCAAAACCCGTGTATAAGGGAATGTTAAAGTGCCTTCAAGCAGTAACGCATGGTCTCGCACACACGTATAATAATTTCGGACTAGGCGGGATGGCTTCTGTCTTCCAACTGATGGAAATCGCTCACACGCATTATTGGAGCAAAGATCTGTCGGCGGAGGGTGGTTTCGACAGCTCTTTGATGTCGCAGGCGTCTAGCCCGTTCGGTAGTAGAGAAAACTTGAAATCCCCACAATCTCCGAATCAGTCTGAATTTACAGAAAGCGCGCAGAAATCAG AACTGCCGCAAGTGCATTTGGAAATGCCGCAAGCACCGTCAGCGGCGGAAACGACCCAGTCAACAACGGACATGTTCCTGGACATGTTTACGAAGAAAGGAAAATTTCTGAGCAAGCTTACCTCATTCGATTCGGAG AGTGGGCGGGGTGGTGGAACGGGGAGCAGCGAAGCTTTATCCACAGACGGAGGTAGCATTATCACTAATCCTGCTTTTCGGCAAGCGCACCAAGCTTCCTTCCGAAGCACCGTATCTGATAGCGAGGTCGAGCAAGGCAAT TTTCCACGGCAAGGCAAGCAGCGCTCCGGCAGCGTTTGGTCCAGCAAGTCGTCCTTGAGTACGGGATTCCGTTATCACGGCGGAAGTTTGATACCCACCACGACGCTACCGAGTCCGGACGCTGCGAGAACATATCTCTTCGAAG GTTTACTGGGGAAGGAGAGATCGGGACTGTGGGACGAAATGCAATTCTGGGAGGACGCTTTCTTGGACGCTGTTTCGCAGGAACGCGATATGATGGGCATGGATCAGGGACCTGGCGAAATGGTGGAGAG ATACAAAAGTTTAAGCGACAGCGAAAGGCGGCGGTTGGAGCACGAGGAGGACAGACTGCTGTGCACTTTGCTGCACAATCTCACCGCCATCCTGGTAATGTTGAACGTCGACAAGAACGAATTGAAGCGGAAGGTGCGCAGGTTGCTCGGCAAGAGTCACATCGGCCTCATCTACAGCCAAGAATTGAATCTACTTCTCGACCAGATAAACAATCTC CACGGAAACGACATCGATCTGAAGCCGCTGACGTCACGGCAAATGCACCGGCAGTCGTTCACTGTGCATTCGGGGGTCGACGCTGAGGGTGATCTACGATTTCTCGAAGTTCGCCACGACGGTCTCGTCCTGAGGTCGGTGAACGGCGTGATAGTCGAACGTTGGTGGTACGAGCGCGTAGTCAATATGACGTATAGCCCGAAGAATAAGGTTCTGTGCCTGTGGAGGAGGAGCGGCAGCGATACCgagttacataaatattacacCAAGAAG TGTAAAGATGTGTATTACTGCATAAAGGAAGCGATGGAGAAGGCGGCGGCTCGCGGGCGAGGCGCCAACGTGGGCTACGAGCTCGGCGGCGAGTTTCCGGTGCAGGACATGCGAACGGGCGAGGGCGGGCTCCTGCAGGTTTGCATGGAGGGCGTCGGTCTTCTCTTCGCGAATAGCAAG
- the Rab3-GEF gene encoding MAP kinase-activating death domain protein isoform X4: MDIQKKFLCPRLVDYLAIVGARMPAVSRQPVQVPELLRRYPVEDHKDFPLPLDMVYFCQPEGCSSVGPKRTALREATSFTFTLTDKDSGRTRYGICVNFYRSMERAGLVAGGGIALKREKYNTTFRRESWRKSMERSTDSAFSSDYRSSAVGPSDSEKDCSSSRRDSDTPQVSSVTPRLEFIAASGDSESGGSHSPSPRASRRRQRVRNHSLTSLCIISHHPFFSMFRECLFVLKKIIDACNESFSPQKVGASRQTNRDTVWSVLTGQALGDTPSIVLHDVREIETWILRLLSSPVPVPTKTRVEVEIISPSMQPPLCFALPDHTRFSLVDFPLHLPLELLGVDICLKVLTLILLENKIVLQSRDYNALSMSVMAFVTMIYPLEYMFPAIPLLPTCMSCAEQLLLAPTPFVIGIPASFLMYKKNFRMPDDIWLVDLDSNKITAPSALNDDGLPPLPEPEGTILKNHLRQAMASMTGPPLPSQEISQRLSFQTPSRRESMASHHSTLSVASTKHRPSIDQCAHIQHSPLNSPSVSSSASPPRRPSMPQTVGGAGLTGPPRAPGQSPAPFNPFIYGNDVDSVDIATRVAMVRFFNSQNLLANFTEHTRTLRLYPRPVVAFQINSFLRSRPRKSSFLNRFARTQAVEFLAEWSLTPSNVAFLRVQTGVFDPAQIGDKSRWYATNLEPIYFPVWDSGSSLANALKAMKEHESQPTDESGSDSEGAESTSSSYSSLSDFVSEMASSDLSPGYNPQVSQPQQTLSVDPKNVYNPPSSLQYPGVEEDLPARPESPPSTSSSHSDLSSPSFNRDSELELNPRVQEGSQSANDKEEGGSFESDSASTITPRTILSAQSSVGQFTGISMGALGTQSSLNDTERPTTPHRISRVSRYVTPVPPTGPGLQRQPSVGNVLARASSFSTTGGPLLPRQISAVTAADHHHEATQLQRQASAGATVAQKQNDGTVQRQNSGGSTGAATGNGVLRQGSQGSLFEQIASQAKDLVRETTRQSSQDGLLAHMDKLKHQAKERITEAGEDSLFAPLEQFTQQTKKAVGEATKSVQEVSKNALEASKTAAGVSKNTLDDLTYVGKSTFGDLTKSAKEAAAKKGFIKSLESQSPVHSPSSSNMMQQRKDSISNQLVASDTRSGVGRDFFSNISSDLNGFAAQTSSMFSDLFGGKNNSKGSSFFPQNQKSKEKTNPILPPFPKVAGKTGLVERSSLIKHSSHKINQEDAQRMQNAERSSTNSDNQAFLNDVITQVLAGEGVGWLKLNRLKKLMEDENYRDLVVRKLNKGLNRKISPDDHIDDVAISKPVYKGMLKCLQAVTHGLAHTYNNFGLGGMASVFQLMEIAHTHYWSKDLSAEGGFDSSLMSQASSPFGSRENLKSPQSPNQSEFTESAQKSELPQVHLEMPQAPSAAETTQSTTDMFLDMFTKKGKFLSKLTSFDSESGRGGGTGSSEALSTDGGSIITNPAFRQAHQASFRSTVSDSEVEQGNFPRQGKQRSGSVWSSKSSLSTGFRYHGGSLIPTTTLPSPDAARTYLFEGLLGKERSGLWDEMQFWEDAFLDAVSQERDMMGMDQGPGEMVERYKSLSDSERRRLEHEEDRLLCTLLHNLTAILVMLNVDKNELKRKVRRLLGKSHIGLIYSQELNLLLDQINNLHGNDIDLKPLTSRQMHRQSFTVHSGVDAEGDLRFLEVRHDGLVLRSVNGVIVERWWYERVVNMTYSPKNKVLCLWRRSGSDTELHKYYTKKCKDVYYCIKEAMEKAAARGRGANVGYELGGEFPVQDMRTGEGGLLQVCMEGVGLLFANSKDFEFFVRLDHIRKCFTQKDGIFVLEEFNPKTRQVIQRKYKSQMASDICYAVLCVFSYVAAGSEQRKQQGQPHQQQQQQQQSPQQPQQSQHTLQPPQQRHQQQQQHQQQQQHHQQTRHQQHRQEQPQASNVTPQQIHRNTQLDPYSRQH; encoded by the exons ATGGATATACAGAAGAAATTCCTGTGCCCCCGATTGGTGGACTACCTCGCCATCGTTGGAGCCAGGATGCCCGCTGTCTCTCGTCAGCCCGTACAG GTCCCAGAGTTGCTACGCAGATATCCGGTAGAGGATCACAAGGATTTTCCTCTGCCTCTGGATATGGTGTACTTCTGCCAACCAGAAGGTTGCAGTAGCGTGGGACCAAAGCGCACGGCCTTACGAGAGGCAACATCCTTCACTTTTACACTCACCGATAAAGATTCAG GAAGAACGCGTTATGGGATTTGCGTGAATTTTTACCGATCTATGGAAAGGGCGGGGCTTGTGGCTGGCGGGGGAATTGCGCTCAAGAGGGAAAAATACAACACCACGTTTCGAAGGGAAAGCTGGAGGAAGAGTATGGAGAGAAGCACGGATTCCGCTTTTTCTAG CGACTATAGGAGCAGTGCAGTAGGTCCTAGTGATTCTGAGAAAGATTGCTCCAGCAGCAGGCGGGATTCGGACACCCCGCAGGTCAGCTCGGTCACCCCGAGATTGGAATTCATCGCAGCGAGCGGAGACAGCGAGAGCGGCGGCAGTCATTCCCCATCGCCACGCGCTTCTCGAAGACGCCAG AGGGTTCGCAATCATTCCTTGACTTCCCTATGCATCATTTCGCACCATCCGTTCTTCTCAATGTTCCGGGAATGTCTTTTCGTCCTGAAGAAAATCATCGACGCGTGCAACGAGAGTTTCTCGCCGCAGAAGGTGGGAGCCTCTCGGCAGACCAACAG AGACACGGTGTGGAGCGTATTAACGGGTCAGGCTCTAGGGGACACGCCGTCCATCGTGCTTCACGACGTTCGCGAGATCGAGACATGGATACTTCGTTTGCTCAGCAGCCCCGTGCCCGTCCCGACAAAGACGCGCGTCGAAGTCGAGATAATATCGCCCAGTATGCAACCACCGCTATGCTTCGCCCTACCGGATCACACTAGATTCTCCCTGGTCGACTTTCCATTGCATTTACCGTTGGAGCTCCTCGGCGTCGACATATGTCTGAAGGTTCTCACGCTGATTCTCTTGgagaataag attgtaCTTCAATCCCGTGATTACAACGCCTTGTCTATGTCGGTCATGGCGTTTGTCACGATGATCTATCCATTGGAGTACATGTTTCCCGCGATACCCTTGCTGCCCACCTGCATGAGTTGCGCGGAGCAACTGCTGCTCGCGCCGACGCCCTTCGTGATCGGGATCCCCGCGTCCTTCCTTATGTACAAGAAGAACTTCAGAATGCCCGACGATATCTGGCTGGTGGACTTGGATAGCAATAAAATAACTGCGCCGAGCGCTCTGAACGATGACGGTTTGCCGCCGCTACCGGAACCGGAGGGCACCATCCTGAAGAATCACCTGAGGCAG GCGATGGCTAGCATGACGGGACCGCCATTGCCGTCGCAAGAAATCTCGCAACGTCTCTCTTTTCAAACACCGAGTAGGAGAGAAAGCATGGCGTCGCATCATTCCACCTTAag CGTAGCTTCAACGAAGCACAGACCGAGCATCGACCAGTGCGCGCACATTCAGCACTCCCCGCTTAATTCGCCAAGCGTGAGCTCGTCAGCGAGTCCACCTCGTCGGCCGTCGATGCCACAAACGGTTGGAGGAGCCGGGCTGACCGGTCCGCCAAGAGCGCCCGGACAGAGCCCGGCGCCTTTCAATCCCTTCATCTACGGAAATGACGTGGACTCGGTAGACATAGCCACGCGGGTCGCCATGGTGCGCTTCTTCAACTCGCAGAATCTGCTGGCCAACTTCACCGAGCACACGCGCACCCTGCGGCTGTATCCCCGGCCGGTGGTGGCTTTCCAGATCAATTCGTTCCTCCGTTCGCGGCCACGGAAGAGCAGCTTCCTCAACAGATTCGCGCGCACGCAGGCGGTCGAGTTCCTGGCCGAGTGGTCGCTCACGCCGAGCAACGTGGCCTTCCTCCGGGTGCAGACGGGAGTCTTCGATCCTGCACAGATCGGCGACAAGTCGCGCTGGTACGCGACCAACCTCGAGCCGATCTACTTTCCCGTCTGGGACTCCGGTAGCTCGTTGGCGAACGCCCTGAAGGCGATGAAGGAGCACGAGAGTCAGCCCACGGATGAGAGTGGATCGGATTCCGAGGGTGCCGAGAGCACCAGCTCTTCATATTCTTCTCTGAGCGACTTCGTCTCCGAAATGGCGTCGTCCGATTTGTCACCGg GTTACAATCCTCAAGTGAGCCAGCCCCAACAAACGCTCTCAGTGGATCCGAAGAACGTCTACAATCCGCCGAGCTCCTTGCAATATCCGGGAGTGGAAGAGGATTTACCAGCACGACCCGAGAGCCCACCAAGTACTTCTTCCAGTCACAGCGATCTCAGTAGCCCAAGCTTTAACAGGGACTCCGAGCTCGAATTGAACCCAAGAGTTCAAGAGGGTTCGCAGTCCGCTAAC GATAAAGAGGAGGGTGGTAGCTTTGAGTCAGACTCCGCGTCGACAATAACACCGCGCACAATCCTGAGCGCACAAAGTTCGGTAGGACAGTTCACAGGGATAAGCATGGGCGCTTTAGGCACTCAATCTTCGCTCAACGACACTGAACGTCCTACCACCCCTCACAGGATCTCGCGCGTCAGTAGATATGTCACTCCT GTGCCACCCACCGGACCAGGTCTGCAACGTCAGCCGAGCGTAGGCAACGTTCTAGCGAGGGCCTCCAGCTTCAGCACCACCGGCGGGCCTCTTCTGCCGCGGCAGATAAGCGCGGTCACCGCCGCTGATCATCATCACGAAGCGACGCAGCTTCAGCGTCAAGCATCCGCGGGAGCGACGGTCGCGCAAAAGCAGAACGACGGCACGGTGCAACGACAGAACAGCGGCGGTTCCACCGGCGCCGCCACCGGGAACGGCGTTCTTCGACAAGGCTCTCAGGGTTCTCTGTTCGAGCAGATTGCCAGCCAGGCGAAGGATTTGGTGCGCGAAACGACCAGACAGAGCAGTCAGGACGGGCTGCTCGCGCACATGGACAAG ctCAAGCATCAGGCGAAGGAAAGAATTACGGAGGCAGGCGAGGATAGTCTGTTCGCGCCGCTGGAACAA TTTACGCAACAAACTAAGAAAGCGGTAGGTGAGGCCACCAAGTCGGTGCAAGAGGTATCAAAGAACGCGTTGGAGGCGAGCAAAACGGCGGCGGGTGTAAGCAAGAATACGCTGGACGATTTGACGTACGTCGGCAAAAGCACATTTGGAGATCTGACAAAAAGTGCCAAAGAAGCTGCTGCGAAAAAAGGCTTCATCAAG AGTCTAGAATCACAATCGCCGGTACACTCTCCCTCCTCTTCTAATATGATGCAGCAGCGAAAGGATTCGATTAGCAATCAGTTAGTCGCATCGGACACACGAAGTGGTGTTGGCCGGGATTTCTTCAGCAATATTAGCAGCGATTTGAATGGCTTCGCTGCGCAAACCAGCAGTATGTTCAGCGATTTATTCG GtggtaaaaataattctaaaggCAGTAGCTTCTTCCCGCAGAATCAGAAGTCGAAAGAAAAGACCAATCCGATTCTTCCACCATTTCCCAAAG TTGCAGGCAAAACAGGATTAGTAGAGCGTTCCTCGTTGATAAAACATTCCTCGCACAAAATTAATCAGGAAGATGCGCAGAGAATGCAAAACGCGGAACGTTCTAGTACAAATAGCGACAATCAAGCCTTTTTGAACGAC GTGATAACGCAAGTGTTGGCCGGTGAAGGTGTTGGTTGGCTGAAATTGAatagattgaaaaaattaatggaagATGAGAATTATCGTGATTTGGTCGtgagaaaattgaataaagGTCTCAATAGGAAGATTAGTCCTGATGATCACATTGACGATGtg GCCATATCAAAACCCGTGTATAAGGGAATGTTAAAGTGCCTTCAAGCAGTAACGCATGGTCTCGCACACACGTATAATAATTTCGGACTAGGCGGGATGGCTTCTGTCTTCCAACTGATGGAAATCGCTCACACGCATTATTGGAGCAAAGATCTGTCGGCGGAGGGTGGTTTCGACAGCTCTTTGATGTCGCAGGCGTCTAGCCCGTTCGGTAGTAGAGAAAACTTGAAATCCCCACAATCTCCGAATCAGTCTGAATTTACAGAAAGCGCGCAGAAATCAG AACTGCCGCAAGTGCATTTGGAAATGCCGCAAGCACCGTCAGCGGCGGAAACGACCCAGTCAACAACGGACATGTTCCTGGACATGTTTACGAAGAAAGGAAAATTTCTGAGCAAGCTTACCTCATTCGATTCGGAG AGTGGGCGGGGTGGTGGAACGGGGAGCAGCGAAGCTTTATCCACAGACGGAGGTAGCATTATCACTAATCCTGCTTTTCGGCAAGCGCACCAAGCTTCCTTCCGAAGCACCGTATCTGATAGCGAGGTCGAGCAAGGCAAT TTTCCACGGCAAGGCAAGCAGCGCTCCGGCAGCGTTTGGTCCAGCAAGTCGTCCTTGAGTACGGGATTCCGTTATCACGGCGGAAGTTTGATACCCACCACGACGCTACCGAGTCCGGACGCTGCGAGAACATATCTCTTCGAAG GTTTACTGGGGAAGGAGAGATCGGGACTGTGGGACGAAATGCAATTCTGGGAGGACGCTTTCTTGGACGCTGTTTCGCAGGAACGCGATATGATGGGCATGGATCAGGGACCTGGCGAAATGGTGGAGAG ATACAAAAGTTTAAGCGACAGCGAAAGGCGGCGGTTGGAGCACGAGGAGGACAGACTGCTGTGCACTTTGCTGCACAATCTCACCGCCATCCTGGTAATGTTGAACGTCGACAAGAACGAATTGAAGCGGAAGGTGCGCAGGTTGCTCGGCAAGAGTCACATCGGCCTCATCTACAGCCAAGAATTGAATCTACTTCTCGACCAGATAAACAATCTC CACGGAAACGACATCGATCTGAAGCCGCTGACGTCACGGCAAATGCACCGGCAGTCGTTCACTGTGCATTCGGGGGTCGACGCTGAGGGTGATCTACGATTTCTCGAAGTTCGCCACGACGGTCTCGTCCTGAGGTCGGTGAACGGCGTGATAGTCGAACGTTGGTGGTACGAGCGCGTAGTCAATATGACGTATAGCCCGAAGAATAAGGTTCTGTGCCTGTGGAGGAGGAGCGGCAGCGATACCgagttacataaatattacacCAAGAAG TGTAAAGATGTGTATTACTGCATAAAGGAAGCGATGGAGAAGGCGGCGGCTCGCGGGCGAGGCGCCAACGTGGGCTACGAGCTCGGCGGCGAGTTTCCGGTGCAGGACATGCGAACGGGCGAGGGCGGGCTCCTGCAGGTTTGCATGGAGGGCGTCGGTCTTCTCTTCGCGAATAGCAAG GATTTCGAG